GTTTAACTTTATTCATCTCAATACTGGTAACTTCCTTTAGTCTGTGTTAGAGCTTGCTGAGCAACTTGTTCTTAAACTTTTGGAGGAGCCGGTCTAACTTCTTCAATTTGTGGAGGAACGTGTGCTGACTTGTTCTTTAAACTTTGGAACATTCCAACGAGCAGGTTTTCCAACTTCTTTGACCTTTTCTTTAGGGAATTCAGCACCCAAGTAGCATTCTTTTGATGGATGAGCAATAGGTGTTGCTTCTTTGTCTGCATAATCATCAAGATCATCAGAACTGTCCGCTTGCAGGGTGTCATCCATGGTGGCCTCAACTTCAAGGGCATTTTCATGTTCTTGTTGAGTTTCCTGTGCTGCAGTCTTAATTGCAATAGTATGCAAGGGCTCCTTTGTATCTCCTTGCTCCAATCCTGTTCCAGTGGAGCAGATCTGAGATTCTCTTTGTGGACCTTTGCTTCAATCTGGTGCAAGTGAGGTATGGTGGAGGatgcagatgatgatgatgttttCCCCATAATGACTTTACCATGGGTTCAAGAACAACCTTGGGTTTTTCATGATGTGATCCTTGTATGCCTTGGAGTTCTTAGTATTATGAATCTTTGCCTTTGATGCACACCTAACAATGTCCCAATTTGGAAATTTTGTGATTCAGTTCACAATTTTGTCTTTCACTATGGTAATTAAAGCTTGTACAGATTCCACCCTTGCGTCAAGTTTGTCATGTATGCTAATCACTAAGTCATCATGTTGTTAAGGTGCCAAAATACCCCTTTCACTTCGATACCAAGAGTGTCCTTGATGAGAGTGCATTGTGGGAAATCTAGGCTGTCACCCAATTGCAACAATCCAGTTATAAATAAATGGGCATGCTTTGGCATCATATATTTTAACAATGTGAATTGGAAGAAAACCCTGGAGGCTAGACATTTCTTTTCAATCCGACTGTACTTCATGTGGCCAGTTTTCCCTTCAAAGCTGTGGATACTTGGCTTGTTATATTTCTGCACCATCTATTCATGGTTTCTCTCTGTTTTACTATTATAGTCAGTATACACCATAATTCTTTCTTACATTGCTTTTTAAGCTATTTTTCCAGAGTCTCAGCAGTTGTTAATTTGTAGCATTGGTTAATTGATGTTGCctttgtatttttttaaaaaaaaaatactgtaaTTTGCATTCAGTACCTTTATTCTGTTTCTTCCTTTCCATTATTAGTAGAGCATACAATGGGCCTATTTTTTAATTGTTGATATTATCTTTTAATTAATGGAATAGCTTTCTCTGATGTTAAGTAATCACTTGATTAGTTTTCCTGCAACTCATGTTATTGATAGTCTACTACCACATTTGCTACTAGTCTACTACTACCAGTCTATCACTGCTGCTTGTAAGATGGCTAAAAATTCTACTGCTTCTCCTATTACCACTATGTTTATGAGATTTTGTGTTCTATAATATGTGCTTAGACTCTCAAAAAACGGGACAAgtagattagattgatatcgGTAATCTCATAGCATAAGGCTATTTTTCACTAGTTTTAATGCATGTTCAGATGCTTATGGCTGCTAAAGATCAGATTTGGAATAATTTAACTGCAGTTTTAATTCTAGAAAGATCTAAAagtaatatatttataattaaccttttttcttatctctttttcttctcctttaaaAGCATTTAGATTCAAATATACTAATGTAACTTTTAGAAGTTTTTAAATTCTTTCCTTTTTGCTAAATCAGATTTTCTCGCAAAGTCCATCAACATCAGGATCCCTTATATATAGAAGGTTTATCTTTTTTTAAGCCTTTTTAAGAGAGAAATCTAATTGGAACTAGCATAGTAATATttgtaatattttaaatttttaatacaaTGATCATAAAGTTATTTTTGGAATTgaaaaattgataaattaagCGACTTTTGTATGTAGTTTAAAGACTTGAGCAGCTAAAACAACTCCAGAGATTTTGATGTTACTACTCTTTTATCTGCTGCAAAAGATGAGCACTTCTGTTCCATAGTTCTATCATATTAACGAGTGATATCACTGGCTGTCCGCACATGCCATAGTAAAGTCGAGTGGATTATCATTGAGGATTATCACTTTGTTTGGTACAGCtagtttgcatttgatttaagctgcattgattttcatttttttttttttggattacagTGTCACTATATATTACTTTGCAAAGGAAGGAGCCAATTGTATTTTCTCTCCAATATATCCAGATATTTACACACCCAGGAAGGTAGCTTTTCAAAAAGGATTAGGCCAGAAATTCATCCAGCCTTCAGGATCTGGTATTGATTTGGGATTCTTCGAATTAGATGATCTTTCAAGACCGCAAGGTGGGGATGTCTTCCCACTTGTTGTTTATGCCGAAGCTTGCCCACCACCTCTATCCACATATGAACAGGTTGGTCAGTCAACAGCTGCTGCTAATGCACAGATTACTCAAGCTGTCATAGAGAAGAATAATAATGGGTCTTTTCAAGTTAAGGTAATTAAGCAGATCTTATGGGCTGAGAATGAGCGGTATGAGTTGCAAGAAATATATGGTATTGCAAACTCAGTTAAAACAGAAATTGGTGGTGATAATTCCGAAGATGTGGGGAAAGAATGCGTAATTTGCATGTCTGAGCCAAGAGATACTACCGTATTGCCCTGTAGGCATATGGTGAGAACTCAACAAACCATCATCGTTGTCTGCGcatactttttccttttctttcctcttattTTAACCAGTGAATGGTTACTTTCTGGGACATTATATTTGATCCCAACCTTGCTGGCAgaatgattttcatgattatagtaTTTTTCTTCTTACAAGTTGAGAGCAGTTTCTTTCTAATACTTGGTGTTATTTTTCAGTGTATGTGCAGCGACTGTGCAAAAGAATTAACCCGTCAATCAAATAAATGTCCAATATGTCGCCAGCCTGTTgaaaaactaatggagattAAGGTGAACAGTGCTAACCAGTGAATCATTGTAACATCATGTGAGGCCTGCTGGTATGCTGGATtctacagttttttttttttttaatttgtgcATATTTATGTTAAATAAAATTGTCCTTACTCTTGTATAATGATGTACTGTAAAATTTCCAATGTACGTTGTGGAGTTGGCATTTTAATTAATTGAATGCATATACACCCATGAAGGTAGTGTAGCTTCTATTGCTCTCATGTTTGAATGATGACTACAATCATTCAGTTGTTTAATATCATTGTTCATTATTATTCTTCTCCCTGCATGATGTATCATTTTGCTTTAATGGGTTCTTTAATGGATGTCAACAGAGAATTGCTGCAATTGCAAAATAGGAGATTGTCCTCTTTCATGCTAGGTTGGTTATGTAAGTTATTTTTGGCTGCAAGGCATGCAATGCCATTTTTACTCTGCATTCATTGTACACCATTAGACATACACCGGCACTCTTGATAGAGCTTTTCTGTGCATAAATAATAGTGTAAAATGAGAGTTTATTATTGGTCATTTTTCTGACTGAAGTCTGAAAGTATGAGATATACGTGCAATGTTACACACATTTATTGTTTCTTTAGCTATGCAAGCAAGACCCTCATTTTGCTTGGTGGCAAGTTTTATAACAAGCAGGCATGATATGTAACCCATTTATGACAAGTTTTGGAAGAAATATCACATTGGAAGATTCTTGCATAATCTacgaataattatttttatgaatATAGATTCTTCACACAACTGAAGGATAAATGTAAAGTACCATTAACTCAATCACGTCTGTTATTCCCTCGGAGAATGGATAAATTTTGCTCTTTAAATGCTTAAACctgctttattttatttgtagatCTTATACATATGTAAATGCCTTGGAATTATTGGTGGTTTATGAGAAATACTTCCCACTTGGCATAACTATGTTGGGAATTAGGAAGTCTTGGTGGATCCAATTGAAGATTCCATTTCCACTCGTTTCTTTCTTCTGCTCTTCTAGATGTTCAAGGTTTTCGCCGAGTCTTGTGAGCCTGCTTTAGTGTGTTGCACAGAGGAGTCTGCAAAAGGTCCTAGAGAGTGGACAACTGACGTGTAAGGAGACCTTGCACAATTGCTGAATCGATCTAGCATTAGAGAATTTTCTTAGTATATGAAAATGTGTTCCAATGGAATCATGTCCTGGAAGAACTCTACTGATTGTCTTGGAACCTACCACCGAGCCTCACTTGTTTTACACGATATCCATGTAGTGTCGGCTTGAACCCAGTAATCCTCAGCATATTTTCTATCCGAGCCTACTTGGTAGTAGAATCCACTACCTAGGAGCTGCTATCTAGCTAAGCTCTATGAAATTTGTGTTAGCATAACCTGAATGCTAGAGAAGGTGAATTTTAGAAGAGATGAGGTGAaaatctgttttgctgctcttttttttttgggtggaaCTCTGAAAAACATATCTAATAAAGCATGCATCCCAAAATATTGGTAATAACTTGTACTTATTTTATCCCTGAACAATTAGCCTATTTGGTCAGATTGGCCCTAAGTGCAACCGCTTAATTACATGCTCAGCTTAAAGTTATGGGTAGAACTCTATGTTGCTCCAAATTATATTATACGATAGTTAAGGGACAATCTTTTCGGAAGTTATCTGACAATTCATTTGCAttcaaggtgttgaaatggTTGTCGGTTGTTTACTTGAAATATTCAATCTTGGGCCTGTTGCTTTCTTTGATTAAGATCCCACAGTATAAGGGAATATAGCGAAATATTCATCACTGGTCATTCTTGATGTTCTCATGAAGATCTCTAGTGGAAAGAATATAGCACTCATCTGAAGGTTCCTTATTCATCAATAAAAGCATTTTGGACAACAGTTCAACCAAAAGGCCTGTGTCTCAGCTTCAAAGGCATACTTTCTAGACTCTTGAGTATGCATTTAACATCCACCCTTAGTTCAAGGGATATGCAGTCAATGCCAAACAGGGAAGACCCTGCAGAGGATCCATTGCAGTTGATCAGGCACTCTTGTTAATATGATATAAAACAGGCTAGCAGAAAATTAAGAAGAGACTTTGCATTGCTGACTCACACATGTTGATGCAATGCCACAACCATGCATGTTATAAATAGTGTTCTGGCAAGAACCCAGAAGGAAACCTACTGGCCTTGGGATCAATTACATGGGGAACCCAAGATTAAAGGCTATACGGCATCTACCAGTAGCCGAGCATGGCAGCACAAAAGAAAAGGTGGCTTGGCACCTGCAGGACTCGTCTATTGTATGCTTTCCTCTGTCTGTGTCCAGGATCCCCATCAAGTTTTCTTGGACCACTGCCTGACTAATCTTCATGAAGTCCTTGCCTTGTCCCTCTAGGGGCCCCTTCAAGTTTATTGGACCACAACCTGGCCAGGTTTCACACAGTCCCTGCCCACACCTGTTGCTATGGATTATCTGGCACAATATCCATCGTTAGTGGTTGGCATGTTCGATGTATGCAAAATATGAGGCAGGAGTAATTAATGTTTTGCTACGATTGCAGCAAAATTTTTGCCATGAGTCAATGGCATGTTCGATGTATGCAAAATATGAGGCAGGAGTAATTAATGTTTTGCTACGATTGCAGCAAAATTTTTGCCATGAGTCAATTTAAGATCATTGTAAGTTGGTAAAAAGTTAGGAGACTTGACTACATTCATTAATGGCTGACTACCGATCGAATTGATTGAGCTTGCATCCGAACAACATCTTGTTCGATAGGCCAATATGGTTGTTAACCATAACATTGTCTTAATCTCAAGTATGCTCCCGAATTTTTTATGCAAAAGCCTCCTGGTGGCATCATGCATGGTCAGAGGTTTGCCATTCATATAGCCAGCTAGATTGGCTGAGGAGGAGTCATGTGAATTTGCAAGTGCATTATAACTAGTATTTACAAAAATAACTGGATAAAATATagtatttacttatttatataccaaatttagtcaAAGCCCAGCACAAGTGCCCTGGTCAAATCTCAAGCTTGGCTCAACCACACAACCAACCCTCCCCCCACCTCAATAATGGGACCCCTTGGAAGTTGGAAGCTGCTATTTCCCGTTGAAATGGCATTCTCCTAAACAGccattaatgaaaaataatgaTCGGCAGCGAGAAACAATTAGGTAATTTTTCTCAACCCATTGTTAATGAAATAAGCGTTTATTTTTTATGCATAACAAAGATTTGAACTTTAAAATATTATTCTGTTCTACTTGAACAATGACTTAGTCAAATAATGACCTTGACTCAAGCTAACGAGTCAGGTTCTACCTTGACTCAGTTTATCTACATTGAGTTTATTTCCTGTTGATCTCTCACAATCCTAGGTACTCCACAAATGGGAAGAGCCAATGTTATTGTCATCtgaggagaaaaaaagaaaaagaatacatTAAAGTTgcatagtaaaaaaaaaaattctccttTCAAATTACTCTAGTACATGCAACACAAATGGAAGGACCTTACACACCGTTACAGTTGGTGCAATTCCTTctctttgacaaaaaaaaaaaagaagtaaagtaatacatcaatcaaattgaagcaTCTTTTGGCTCGGAAGAGACTGGGTGGCTGaccaagaaataaaaaaaataaaaaaaataaaaaagcctcCAAGGTGATGGTGGTGATCCTGGATCCCCTTACATTGATTTGAAACGGACAAGCTGTCGATGCCGCTTGGTGTCTCAAAGGGAGGGAACGTGATGTGTGCCAGAGAAAAGGGGGGCTGGCTGCCTTCCTGCCAGTCTGCCTGCCCTCCTGCTCCCCCTACTCTTCATTCAATTAATTGAATGCTGTACCCTCTGAGGTCTAGCTTTCACTGTCCACAGTCTATTCAGcagttctcttcttcttcttcttctggatggatcggaggagctttcaaatcttttcaggTACTGGCAACGGTCACCACCAAGACAACATAGGGTCTAGAAAGGAGCCAAGCCCAAAATCCCACTCCCTTGCTTCGCAAAGATCTCGCTTGGTCATCAGTCCTATCCTATCTATATATTGATCATACGGCCTTCAATGTTGCATGTCTCACTGGTGGGTCACGCCAGTAGCACATTTGACATTAGTGTCATCAATTGACCATGGTTGCTTGCTCTGGTTTTGCAGAGCAGAGGTAGTTTCTAGCTTGCTGTGGGTGGATTTTCTGTTTCGATCTGGTCGTGTTTGTGCCACTCTGGATTGAGTGATTTAggaaataatttatatttattttgactTTGATTTGGATCCTAAGTGTTAAAAGTTGGGAGAACTAATGAAAACTGTTTCTCATTGcctttttcatcattttgatgCGGTTTCAATTAgctttatatatacatatatggatgTGTTGTGGAATGGGGTTCcgaactttagtcccacatcggctaattagtggaaaggtctgtgccttataatgaggaggcctaaaacctttcctcacgagggcccttttgtgggacaaaaccgtgagggacgCCCAAGCCCCCTGTACGAGCTCCGTGCCTGCAGGTGGGTGCGCACCCTGTGCGAGCTCCGCGCCCGTGgggcccagagcggacaatacctcaggAGGGACGCAGCCGCTTttcctgctcggccggtgtgcgggctgttgCCGTGGGACAAAACCATGAGGGACGCCCAAGCCCCCTGTACGAGCTCCGC
Above is a genomic segment from Phoenix dactylifera cultivar Barhee BC4 unplaced genomic scaffold, palm_55x_up_171113_PBpolish2nd_filt_p 000026F, whole genome shotgun sequence containing:
- the LOC103712327 gene encoding probable E3 ubiquitin-protein ligase LUL4; the encoded protein is MGQSSSSGRRRDDYYFHSSSSSSSSQIPPPPPPPPPPPIPSGSSHAPPPPNYAYCSPSRPNYSTPFPTPAPPPPYANSSSYYRTPSNSFGSLVPWSRTPYRPSYYCPNPNPGWRFAPPSSSAAAMAHPPPHVEHQKAKTVKNDINLRKDSIRLVVDDQKPDQHLVSFTFDAVVDGSVTIYYFAKEGANCIFSPIYPDIYTPRKVAFQKGLGQKFIQPSGSGIDLGFFELDDLSRPQGGDVFPLVVYAEACPPPLSTYEQVGQSTAAANAQITQAVIEKNNNGSFQVKVIKQILWAENERYELQEIYGIANSVKTEIGGDNSEDVGKECVICMSEPRDTTVLPCRHMCMCSDCAKELTRQSNKCPICRQPVEKLMEIKVNSANQ